The following coding sequences lie in one Sesamum indicum cultivar Zhongzhi No. 13 linkage group LG9, S_indicum_v1.0, whole genome shotgun sequence genomic window:
- the LOC105170207 gene encoding trafficking protein particle complex subunit 11 isoform X3 produces MRIEYKPAIRPTQPTPICSTVAYALSFLFPHRDPCFSQLHSSAPNPNFHSKSMEEYPDELRTPPIALSCLVGCAEVHGLITAHLHSQQPPINTIALPDFSKISLIPPKKPPRETSEPVAGIFRRDWLSKHRTRIPAVVAALFSSHDVSGDPAQWLQVKLRINHFSYILLMATIRGRNIKLVVVVVTLSGHKDYTSEDRMVALRKRAEVDSKNLIIFVPDDELELRQSLNRLWTAVADLANVYYRDEGRKIKVRLEKRSFSSMELNVRYCFKVAVYAEFRRDWLEALKLYEDAYHALREMVGMSTKTPPIQRIVEIKTIAEQLHFKLSTLLLHSGKVVEAITWFRQHTANYRSLMGSPEVIFLHWEWLSRQYLVFAQLLETSSADVQHVPSMVSVAAEKPTEWEFHSAYYYQLAASYLKEKNVSLEFALSMSEDVGPIDGSAESVVASAYLGQFARLFEHGDTCIMQSLTDDEYVRYALAEGKRFQDSFEIIALLKRSCEAYSNLKAERTAAYCGLQMAKEYFAVSDFGNAKQTFDNVASLYRREGWLLSLWEVLGYLRECSRGISSAKDFIEYSLEMAALPVTSDAFEPSSKDCGPAGPATLSQRGKIHEEAFEVARGESELNLKEQNTELKVNSDYPLYLEIDLVSPLRVVLLALVAFHQPVVKPGAPSLITISLRSQLPTNVEIDQLEVQFNQSECNFIIGNGKKPHIAAISNIQPGRRVETAPSLVLATNKWLRLTYEINSDHSGKLECIYVIARIGPHFTICCRAESPASMNDLPLWKFENLVETIPTKDPGLAFSGQKAIQVEEPDPQVDLILGSSGPALVGESFILPVTISSKGHAVYSGELKINLVDTRGGGLLSPREEEPFSADNLHVELVDISCHVPEDQSEAPSDKIQKIQPSFGLISVPSLDVGESWSGQLKIKWNRPKPIMLYVSLGYYHQSGEPSLQKVHVHKSLQIEGKTAVTISHRYLLPFRQDPLLLSKIKSVSDPDQMPSLALNDLTMLIVSAKNCSEVPLRLLSVSIEREEDNDACAILPQHEEFRESVVHVPGEEFKKVFTVIPKLNCTRLKIGTVCLRWQRDSRVEEQFDFCDSAYQVTKHRLPDVNIELPPLVVSLECPPHATLGNPFRYSVKIHNQTEFLQEIKFSVADSQSFVLSGPHNDTIFVLPRSTHVLSFMLVPLGLGSLQLPRVTVTSVRYSAGLHTSPASSIVFVYPSKPHFEASDMKETRTNSVVAE; encoded by the exons ATGAGAATAGAATACAAGCCAGCCATAAGGCCCACTCAACCAACCCCAATCTGCTCTACTGTAGCCTATGCTTTGTCCTTCCTCTTCCCACACCGCGATCCATGCTTCTCTCAGCTTCACTCTTCTGCTCCTAATCCCAACTTCCATTCCAAATCCATGGAAGAATACCCAGATGAGCTTCGCACCCCCCCTATTGCTTTATCGTGTTTGGTGGGGTGTGCCGAGGTGCACGGCTTGATCACGGCGCATCTCCACTCACAGCAGCCCCCTATCAATACCATCGCATTGCCAGATTTCTCTAAGATCTCTCTCATCCCCCCAAAAAAGCCTCCTAGAGAGACTTCGGAGCCTGTCGCCGGCATCTTCAGGAGAGATTGGCTTTCAAAGCACCGGACGAGGATCCCCGCTGTTGTCGCTGCTCTTTTTAGCTCTCATGATGTGTCTGGAGACCCCGCTCAGTGGCTCCAGGTAAAATTACGAATCAACCATTTCTCATATATTCTATTGAT GGCCACGATTCGTGGGAGAAACATCAaattggtggtggtggttgtcACTCTGTCAGGTCATAAAG ATTACACAAGTGAAGATCGCATGGTTGCCTTGAGGAAACGTGCAGAAGTAGATTCTAAGAACCTCATCATTTTTGTACCAGATGACGAATTGGAGCTTAGACAATCTCTAAACAG GCTTTGGACTGCAGTGGCAGATCTGGCAAATGTGTATTACAGAGATGAAGgacgaaaaataaaagttcgTCTTGAAAAGAGAAGTTTCAGCTCTATGGAGTTAAATGTTCGGTACTGTTTCAAA GTTGCTGTATATGCAGAATTTCGAAGAGACTGGCTTGAAGCTCTAAAACTATATGAGGATGCCTACCACGCACTCCGGGAG ATGGTTGGAATGTCAACAAAAACGCCCCCTATCCAACGCATTGTTGAGATCAAGACTATTGCCGAACAACTTCATTTTAAGTTGTCAACTTTATTGCTGCACAGTGGAAAAGTTGTAGAAGCAATTACATGGTTCCGCCAGCACACTGCGAATTATAGGAGCCTTATGGGAAGCCCagaagttatttttcttcattgggAATGGCTAAGCAGGCAATATTTGGTATTTGCTCAACTGTTGGAGACAAGCTCAGCTGATGTCCAGCATGTTCCAAGTATGGTCTCAGTTGCTGCAGAGAAACCAACCGAATGGGAGTTTCATTCAGCTTATTATTATCAG TTGGCAGCTAGCTacctcaaagaaaaaaatgtgtcTCTGGAATTTGCATTATCTATGTCAGAGGATGTTGGTCCAATTGATGGGAGTGCAGAGTCTGTGGTTGCTTCTGCATATCTTGGTCAGTTTGCAAGGCTATTTGAGCATGGGGATACTTGCATAATGCAATC TCTGACTGATGATGAATATGTCCGTTATGCACTTGCTGAAGGGAAGAGATTCCAGGATTCCTTTGAAATTATTGCTCTTCTAAAGAGATCTTGTGAAGCATACAGTAACTTAAAGGCTGAGAGGACAGCTGCCTATTGTGGATTGCAGATGGCTAAAGAATATTTTGCTGTAAGTGATTTCGGCAATGCTAAGCAAACATTTGATAATGTTGCAAGTCTTTACCGAAGAGAAGGTTGGCTATTGTCATTGTGGGAGGTTTTGGGTTATCTAAGAGAGTGCTCAAGGGGAATTAGTTCCGCGAAAGACTTCATAGAATATTCACTTGAAATGGCTGCTCTGCCAGTAACATCTGATGCTTTTGAGCCATCTTCTAAGGATTGCGGTCCAGCTGGACCTGCAACTCTTTCACAGAGAGGTAAGATACATGAGGAAGCATTTGAGGTTGCCAGGGGGGAATCAGAACTTAATTTGAAAGAACAGAACACTGAACTAAAAGTCAACAGTGATTATCCTCTTTATCTTGAGATTGATCTTGTCAGTCCCCTAAGAGTTGTACTTCTTGCTTTGGTTGCTTTTCATCAACCAGTGGTTAAGCCAGGTGCTCCGTCTCTCATCACCATATCACTTCGATCCCAATTGCCAACCAATGTGGAGATTGATCAGTTGGAGGTGCAATTTAATCAATCTGagtgtaattttatcattGGGAATGGTAAGAAGCCACACATAGCTGCAATCTCCAATATACAACCGGGTCGCAGAGTTGAGACAGCTCCAAGTCTGGTGCTTGCTACAAACAAATGGCTGCGGTTGACATATGAGATAAACTCTG ATCATAGTGGAAAGCTTGAATGCATATATGTAATTGCAAGAATAGGACCACACTTCACAATATGTTGCAGAGCTGAGAGTCCTGCCTCAATGAATGACTTACCACTTTGGAAGTTTGAAAACCTAGTAGAAACTATTCCCACCAAGGATCCTGGTCTGGCATTCTCCGGGCAGAAGGCAATACAGGTCGAAGAGCCGGACCCACAAGTTGATCTAATCTTAGGTTCATCTGGCCCTGCATTGGTTGGAGAGAGCTTTATTTTGCCTGTGACCATTTCCTCTAAAGGACATGCAGTGTATTCAGGTGAGTTAAAGATTAACCTGGTAGATACAAGAGGAGGTGGCCTGCTTAGCCCAAGAGAAGAGGAACCGTTCTCAGCCGACAATCTCCATGTTGAGCTTGTTGACATATCTTGCCATGTACCTGAAGATCAGTCTGAAGCTCCTTCAGATAAGATTCAGAAAATTCAGCCCTCATTTGGATTGATTTCTGTCCCATCTCTAGATGTGGGTGAATCATGGTCCGGCCAACTTAAAATTAAGTGGAATCGTCCTAAGCCTATCATGCTCTATGTCTCGTTGGGTTACTATCATCAAAGTGGTGAACCTAGTTTACAGAAAGTGCATGTGCATAAAAGCTTGCAGATCGAAGGCAAGACTGCTGTTACAATAAGCCATCGGTACCTGCTTCCGTTTCGGCAGGATCCTCTTCTACTCTCAAAAATCAAGTCAGTTTCTGATCCTGATCAGATGCCATCACTAGCTCTAAATGACTTAACTATGCTTATAGTTAGTGCTAAGAATTGTTCAGAGGTGCCGTTGCGATTGCTGTCTGTGTCTATTGAGAGGGAAGAGGATAATGATGCATGTGCTATACTACCTCAGCATGAGGAGTTCAGAGAATCTGTTGTTCATGTGCCAGGAGAAGAGTTTAAGAAGGTTTTTACTGTCATTCCGAAGTTAAATTGTACGAGGCTGAAGATTGGTACTGTTTGTCTGAGATGGCAAAGGGATTCAAGAGTGGAGGAACAATTCGATTTTTGTGATAGTGCATATCAAGTTACAAAACACAGGCTTCCTGATGTGAATATTGAACTACCTCCATTAGTTGTGAGTTTAGAATGCCCTCCACATGCCACTCTTGGGAATCCCTTCAGATATTCtgttaaaattcataatcagACAGAGTTCCTCCAGGAGATCAAATTCTCAGTAGCTGATTCACAGAGTTTTGTGTTATCAGGACCCCACAATGATACGATCTTTGTCCTGCCAAGGTCGACGCATGTTCTCAGTTTCATGCTTGTACCTCTGGGGCTAGGATCTCTGCAGCTTCCTAGAGTGACAGTGACTTCAGTGAGATACTCTGCTGGTTTACACACCTCTCCTGCATCATCTATTGTCTTTGTCTACCCATCAAAGCCCCATTTTGAGGCAAGTGATATGAAGGAGACGAGAACGAATTCTGTTGTTGCTGAGTAG
- the LOC105170207 gene encoding trafficking protein particle complex subunit 11 isoform X1: MMCLETPLSGSRATIRGRNIKLVVVVVTLSGHKDYTSEDRMVALRKRAEVDSKNLIIFVPDDELELRQSLNRLWTAVADLANVYYRDEGRKIKVRLEKRSFSSMELNVRYCFKVAVYAEFRRDWLEALKLYEDAYHALREMVGMSTKTPPIQRIVEIKTIAEQLHFKLSTLLLHSGKVVEAITWFRQHTANYRSLMGSPEVIFLHWEWLSRQYLVFAQLLETSSADVQHVPSMVSVAAEKPTEWEFHSAYYYQLAASYLKEKNVSLEFALSMSEDVGPIDGSAESVVASAYLGQFARLFEHGDTCIMQSLTDDEYVRYALAEGKRFQDSFEIIALLKRSCEAYSNLKAERTAAYCGLQMAKEYFAVSDFGNAKQTFDNVASLYRREGWLLSLWEVLGYLRECSRGISSAKDFIEYSLEMAALPVTSDAFEPSSKDCGPAGPATLSQRGKIHEEAFEVARGESELNLKEQNTELKVNSDYPLYLEIDLVSPLRVVLLALVAFHQPVVKPGAPSLITISLRSQLPTNVEIDQLEVQFNQSECNFIIGNGKKPHIAAISNIQPGRRVETAPSLVLATNKWLRLTYEINSDHSGKLECIYVIARIGPHFTICCRAESPASMNDLPLWKFENLVETIPTKDPGLAFSGQKAIQVEEPDPQVDLILGSSGPALVGESFILPVTISSKGHAVYSGELKINLVDTRGGGLLSPREEEPFSADNLHVELVDISCHVPEDQSEAPSDKIQKIQPSFGLISVPSLDVGESWSGQLKIKWNRPKPIMLYVSLGYYHQSGEPSLQKVHVHKSLQIEGKTAVTISHRYLLPFRQDPLLLSKIKSVSDPDQMPSLALNDLTMLIVSAKNCSEVPLRLLSVSIEREEDNDACAILPQHEEFRESVVHVPGEEFKKVFTVIPKLNCTRLKIGTVCLRWQRDSRVEEQFDFCDSAYQVTKHRLPDVNIELPPLVVSLECPPHATLGNPFRYSVKIHNQTEFLQEIKFSVADSQSFVLSGPHNDTIFVLPRSTHVLSFMLVPLGLGSLQLPRVTVTSVRYSAGLHTSPASSIVFVYPSKPHFEASDMKETRTNSVVAE; encoded by the exons ATGATGTGTCTGGAGACCCCGCTCAGTGGCTCCAG GGCCACGATTCGTGGGAGAAACATCAaattggtggtggtggttgtcACTCTGTCAGGTCATAAAG ATTACACAAGTGAAGATCGCATGGTTGCCTTGAGGAAACGTGCAGAAGTAGATTCTAAGAACCTCATCATTTTTGTACCAGATGACGAATTGGAGCTTAGACAATCTCTAAACAG GCTTTGGACTGCAGTGGCAGATCTGGCAAATGTGTATTACAGAGATGAAGgacgaaaaataaaagttcgTCTTGAAAAGAGAAGTTTCAGCTCTATGGAGTTAAATGTTCGGTACTGTTTCAAA GTTGCTGTATATGCAGAATTTCGAAGAGACTGGCTTGAAGCTCTAAAACTATATGAGGATGCCTACCACGCACTCCGGGAG ATGGTTGGAATGTCAACAAAAACGCCCCCTATCCAACGCATTGTTGAGATCAAGACTATTGCCGAACAACTTCATTTTAAGTTGTCAACTTTATTGCTGCACAGTGGAAAAGTTGTAGAAGCAATTACATGGTTCCGCCAGCACACTGCGAATTATAGGAGCCTTATGGGAAGCCCagaagttatttttcttcattgggAATGGCTAAGCAGGCAATATTTGGTATTTGCTCAACTGTTGGAGACAAGCTCAGCTGATGTCCAGCATGTTCCAAGTATGGTCTCAGTTGCTGCAGAGAAACCAACCGAATGGGAGTTTCATTCAGCTTATTATTATCAG TTGGCAGCTAGCTacctcaaagaaaaaaatgtgtcTCTGGAATTTGCATTATCTATGTCAGAGGATGTTGGTCCAATTGATGGGAGTGCAGAGTCTGTGGTTGCTTCTGCATATCTTGGTCAGTTTGCAAGGCTATTTGAGCATGGGGATACTTGCATAATGCAATC TCTGACTGATGATGAATATGTCCGTTATGCACTTGCTGAAGGGAAGAGATTCCAGGATTCCTTTGAAATTATTGCTCTTCTAAAGAGATCTTGTGAAGCATACAGTAACTTAAAGGCTGAGAGGACAGCTGCCTATTGTGGATTGCAGATGGCTAAAGAATATTTTGCTGTAAGTGATTTCGGCAATGCTAAGCAAACATTTGATAATGTTGCAAGTCTTTACCGAAGAGAAGGTTGGCTATTGTCATTGTGGGAGGTTTTGGGTTATCTAAGAGAGTGCTCAAGGGGAATTAGTTCCGCGAAAGACTTCATAGAATATTCACTTGAAATGGCTGCTCTGCCAGTAACATCTGATGCTTTTGAGCCATCTTCTAAGGATTGCGGTCCAGCTGGACCTGCAACTCTTTCACAGAGAGGTAAGATACATGAGGAAGCATTTGAGGTTGCCAGGGGGGAATCAGAACTTAATTTGAAAGAACAGAACACTGAACTAAAAGTCAACAGTGATTATCCTCTTTATCTTGAGATTGATCTTGTCAGTCCCCTAAGAGTTGTACTTCTTGCTTTGGTTGCTTTTCATCAACCAGTGGTTAAGCCAGGTGCTCCGTCTCTCATCACCATATCACTTCGATCCCAATTGCCAACCAATGTGGAGATTGATCAGTTGGAGGTGCAATTTAATCAATCTGagtgtaattttatcattGGGAATGGTAAGAAGCCACACATAGCTGCAATCTCCAATATACAACCGGGTCGCAGAGTTGAGACAGCTCCAAGTCTGGTGCTTGCTACAAACAAATGGCTGCGGTTGACATATGAGATAAACTCTG ATCATAGTGGAAAGCTTGAATGCATATATGTAATTGCAAGAATAGGACCACACTTCACAATATGTTGCAGAGCTGAGAGTCCTGCCTCAATGAATGACTTACCACTTTGGAAGTTTGAAAACCTAGTAGAAACTATTCCCACCAAGGATCCTGGTCTGGCATTCTCCGGGCAGAAGGCAATACAGGTCGAAGAGCCGGACCCACAAGTTGATCTAATCTTAGGTTCATCTGGCCCTGCATTGGTTGGAGAGAGCTTTATTTTGCCTGTGACCATTTCCTCTAAAGGACATGCAGTGTATTCAGGTGAGTTAAAGATTAACCTGGTAGATACAAGAGGAGGTGGCCTGCTTAGCCCAAGAGAAGAGGAACCGTTCTCAGCCGACAATCTCCATGTTGAGCTTGTTGACATATCTTGCCATGTACCTGAAGATCAGTCTGAAGCTCCTTCAGATAAGATTCAGAAAATTCAGCCCTCATTTGGATTGATTTCTGTCCCATCTCTAGATGTGGGTGAATCATGGTCCGGCCAACTTAAAATTAAGTGGAATCGTCCTAAGCCTATCATGCTCTATGTCTCGTTGGGTTACTATCATCAAAGTGGTGAACCTAGTTTACAGAAAGTGCATGTGCATAAAAGCTTGCAGATCGAAGGCAAGACTGCTGTTACAATAAGCCATCGGTACCTGCTTCCGTTTCGGCAGGATCCTCTTCTACTCTCAAAAATCAAGTCAGTTTCTGATCCTGATCAGATGCCATCACTAGCTCTAAATGACTTAACTATGCTTATAGTTAGTGCTAAGAATTGTTCAGAGGTGCCGTTGCGATTGCTGTCTGTGTCTATTGAGAGGGAAGAGGATAATGATGCATGTGCTATACTACCTCAGCATGAGGAGTTCAGAGAATCTGTTGTTCATGTGCCAGGAGAAGAGTTTAAGAAGGTTTTTACTGTCATTCCGAAGTTAAATTGTACGAGGCTGAAGATTGGTACTGTTTGTCTGAGATGGCAAAGGGATTCAAGAGTGGAGGAACAATTCGATTTTTGTGATAGTGCATATCAAGTTACAAAACACAGGCTTCCTGATGTGAATATTGAACTACCTCCATTAGTTGTGAGTTTAGAATGCCCTCCACATGCCACTCTTGGGAATCCCTTCAGATATTCtgttaaaattcataatcagACAGAGTTCCTCCAGGAGATCAAATTCTCAGTAGCTGATTCACAGAGTTTTGTGTTATCAGGACCCCACAATGATACGATCTTTGTCCTGCCAAGGTCGACGCATGTTCTCAGTTTCATGCTTGTACCTCTGGGGCTAGGATCTCTGCAGCTTCCTAGAGTGACAGTGACTTCAGTGAGATACTCTGCTGGTTTACACACCTCTCCTGCATCATCTATTGTCTTTGTCTACCCATCAAAGCCCCATTTTGAGGCAAGTGATATGAAGGAGACGAGAACGAATTCTGTTGTTGCTGAGTAG
- the LOC105170207 gene encoding trafficking protein particle complex subunit 11 isoform X2, whose protein sequence is MVGMSTKTPPIQRIVEIKTIAEQLHFKLSTLLLHSGKVVEAITWFRQHTANYRSLMGSPEVIFLHWEWLSRQYLVFAQLLETSSADVQHVPSMVSVAAEKPTEWEFHSAYYYQLAASYLKEKNVSLEFALSMSEDVGPIDGSAESVVASAYLGQFARLFEHGDTCIMQSLTDDEYVRYALAEGKRFQDSFEIIALLKRSCEAYSNLKAERTAAYCGLQMAKEYFAVSDFGNAKQTFDNVASLYRREGWLLSLWEVLGYLRECSRGISSAKDFIEYSLEMAALPVTSDAFEPSSKDCGPAGPATLSQRGKIHEEAFEVARGESELNLKEQNTELKVNSDYPLYLEIDLVSPLRVVLLALVAFHQPVVKPGAPSLITISLRSQLPTNVEIDQLEVQFNQSECNFIIGNGKKPHIAAISNIQPGRRVETAPSLVLATNKWLRLTYEINSDHSGKLECIYVIARIGPHFTICCRAESPASMNDLPLWKFENLVETIPTKDPGLAFSGQKAIQVEEPDPQVDLILGSSGPALVGESFILPVTISSKGHAVYSGELKINLVDTRGGGLLSPREEEPFSADNLHVELVDISCHVPEDQSEAPSDKIQKIQPSFGLISVPSLDVGESWSGQLKIKWNRPKPIMLYVSLGYYHQSGEPSLQKVHVHKSLQIEGKTAVTISHRYLLPFRQDPLLLSKIKSVSDPDQMPSLALNDLTMLIVSAKNCSEVPLRLLSVSIEREEDNDACAILPQHEEFRESVVHVPGEEFKKVFTVIPKLNCTRLKIGTVCLRWQRDSRVEEQFDFCDSAYQVTKHRLPDVNIELPPLVVSLECPPHATLGNPFRYSVKIHNQTEFLQEIKFSVADSQSFVLSGPHNDTIFVLPRSTHVLSFMLVPLGLGSLQLPRVTVTSVRYSAGLHTSPASSIVFVYPSKPHFEASDMKETRTNSVVAE, encoded by the exons ATGGTTGGAATGTCAACAAAAACGCCCCCTATCCAACGCATTGTTGAGATCAAGACTATTGCCGAACAACTTCATTTTAAGTTGTCAACTTTATTGCTGCACAGTGGAAAAGTTGTAGAAGCAATTACATGGTTCCGCCAGCACACTGCGAATTATAGGAGCCTTATGGGAAGCCCagaagttatttttcttcattgggAATGGCTAAGCAGGCAATATTTGGTATTTGCTCAACTGTTGGAGACAAGCTCAGCTGATGTCCAGCATGTTCCAAGTATGGTCTCAGTTGCTGCAGAGAAACCAACCGAATGGGAGTTTCATTCAGCTTATTATTATCAG TTGGCAGCTAGCTacctcaaagaaaaaaatgtgtcTCTGGAATTTGCATTATCTATGTCAGAGGATGTTGGTCCAATTGATGGGAGTGCAGAGTCTGTGGTTGCTTCTGCATATCTTGGTCAGTTTGCAAGGCTATTTGAGCATGGGGATACTTGCATAATGCAATC TCTGACTGATGATGAATATGTCCGTTATGCACTTGCTGAAGGGAAGAGATTCCAGGATTCCTTTGAAATTATTGCTCTTCTAAAGAGATCTTGTGAAGCATACAGTAACTTAAAGGCTGAGAGGACAGCTGCCTATTGTGGATTGCAGATGGCTAAAGAATATTTTGCTGTAAGTGATTTCGGCAATGCTAAGCAAACATTTGATAATGTTGCAAGTCTTTACCGAAGAGAAGGTTGGCTATTGTCATTGTGGGAGGTTTTGGGTTATCTAAGAGAGTGCTCAAGGGGAATTAGTTCCGCGAAAGACTTCATAGAATATTCACTTGAAATGGCTGCTCTGCCAGTAACATCTGATGCTTTTGAGCCATCTTCTAAGGATTGCGGTCCAGCTGGACCTGCAACTCTTTCACAGAGAGGTAAGATACATGAGGAAGCATTTGAGGTTGCCAGGGGGGAATCAGAACTTAATTTGAAAGAACAGAACACTGAACTAAAAGTCAACAGTGATTATCCTCTTTATCTTGAGATTGATCTTGTCAGTCCCCTAAGAGTTGTACTTCTTGCTTTGGTTGCTTTTCATCAACCAGTGGTTAAGCCAGGTGCTCCGTCTCTCATCACCATATCACTTCGATCCCAATTGCCAACCAATGTGGAGATTGATCAGTTGGAGGTGCAATTTAATCAATCTGagtgtaattttatcattGGGAATGGTAAGAAGCCACACATAGCTGCAATCTCCAATATACAACCGGGTCGCAGAGTTGAGACAGCTCCAAGTCTGGTGCTTGCTACAAACAAATGGCTGCGGTTGACATATGAGATAAACTCTG ATCATAGTGGAAAGCTTGAATGCATATATGTAATTGCAAGAATAGGACCACACTTCACAATATGTTGCAGAGCTGAGAGTCCTGCCTCAATGAATGACTTACCACTTTGGAAGTTTGAAAACCTAGTAGAAACTATTCCCACCAAGGATCCTGGTCTGGCATTCTCCGGGCAGAAGGCAATACAGGTCGAAGAGCCGGACCCACAAGTTGATCTAATCTTAGGTTCATCTGGCCCTGCATTGGTTGGAGAGAGCTTTATTTTGCCTGTGACCATTTCCTCTAAAGGACATGCAGTGTATTCAGGTGAGTTAAAGATTAACCTGGTAGATACAAGAGGAGGTGGCCTGCTTAGCCCAAGAGAAGAGGAACCGTTCTCAGCCGACAATCTCCATGTTGAGCTTGTTGACATATCTTGCCATGTACCTGAAGATCAGTCTGAAGCTCCTTCAGATAAGATTCAGAAAATTCAGCCCTCATTTGGATTGATTTCTGTCCCATCTCTAGATGTGGGTGAATCATGGTCCGGCCAACTTAAAATTAAGTGGAATCGTCCTAAGCCTATCATGCTCTATGTCTCGTTGGGTTACTATCATCAAAGTGGTGAACCTAGTTTACAGAAAGTGCATGTGCATAAAAGCTTGCAGATCGAAGGCAAGACTGCTGTTACAATAAGCCATCGGTACCTGCTTCCGTTTCGGCAGGATCCTCTTCTACTCTCAAAAATCAAGTCAGTTTCTGATCCTGATCAGATGCCATCACTAGCTCTAAATGACTTAACTATGCTTATAGTTAGTGCTAAGAATTGTTCAGAGGTGCCGTTGCGATTGCTGTCTGTGTCTATTGAGAGGGAAGAGGATAATGATGCATGTGCTATACTACCTCAGCATGAGGAGTTCAGAGAATCTGTTGTTCATGTGCCAGGAGAAGAGTTTAAGAAGGTTTTTACTGTCATTCCGAAGTTAAATTGTACGAGGCTGAAGATTGGTACTGTTTGTCTGAGATGGCAAAGGGATTCAAGAGTGGAGGAACAATTCGATTTTTGTGATAGTGCATATCAAGTTACAAAACACAGGCTTCCTGATGTGAATATTGAACTACCTCCATTAGTTGTGAGTTTAGAATGCCCTCCACATGCCACTCTTGGGAATCCCTTCAGATATTCtgttaaaattcataatcagACAGAGTTCCTCCAGGAGATCAAATTCTCAGTAGCTGATTCACAGAGTTTTGTGTTATCAGGACCCCACAATGATACGATCTTTGTCCTGCCAAGGTCGACGCATGTTCTCAGTTTCATGCTTGTACCTCTGGGGCTAGGATCTCTGCAGCTTCCTAGAGTGACAGTGACTTCAGTGAGATACTCTGCTGGTTTACACACCTCTCCTGCATCATCTATTGTCTTTGTCTACCCATCAAAGCCCCATTTTGAGGCAAGTGATATGAAGGAGACGAGAACGAATTCTGTTGTTGCTGAGTAG